One region of Pseudomonas sp. ABC1 genomic DNA includes:
- a CDS encoding response regulator, producing MRVLLIEDDRALARGIRVALRGEGYTLDWLEDGLEASHALRCESFDLVLLDLGLPRLDGMALLRELRSQSENAVPVLVLTARDAMDDRVQGLDAGADDYLIKPFDPDELKARIRALLRRSQGRAQPLLEFAGISLNPAAQQVHFHGQPVSMTPMEYQLLHQLMIRPGMVVTRERLNNALYGWQDSGSGNTLEVLIHNLRKKLGSEQIRTIRGVGYRVELPC from the coding sequence GTGCGTGTCTTGCTGATTGAGGATGATCGAGCCTTGGCTCGTGGGATTCGCGTAGCCCTGCGTGGCGAAGGCTATACGCTGGACTGGTTGGAGGATGGTCTTGAGGCCTCCCATGCGTTGCGTTGCGAGTCGTTCGATCTGGTGCTGCTGGATCTCGGCCTGCCGCGACTGGACGGTATGGCGTTGCTGCGCGAGTTACGCAGCCAGAGTGAAAACGCGGTGCCAGTGTTGGTGCTGACTGCCCGTGATGCCATGGATGACCGAGTCCAGGGGCTGGACGCGGGGGCCGATGACTATCTGATCAAGCCCTTCGATCCGGATGAGCTGAAGGCGCGCATTCGTGCGTTGCTGCGGCGTAGCCAGGGCAGGGCGCAGCCGTTGCTGGAGTTTGCCGGCATCAGTCTGAATCCTGCGGCTCAACAGGTGCACTTTCATGGTCAACCAGTCAGCATGACGCCCATGGAGTACCAACTGCTTCACCAACTGATGATTCGTCCCGGCATGGTCGTCACCCGCGAGCGGTTGAACAATGCTCTATATGGCTGGCAGGACAGCGGCTCGGGTAACACGCTGGAAGTGCTTATTCATAATCTGCGCAAGAAACTCGGCAGTGAACAGATTCGCACCATACGTGGAGTCGGTTATCGGGTGGAATTGCCGTGTTGA
- a CDS encoding phosphoethanolamine transferase yields MLRDLAYLPAESAFRPWLNLLVLTSLSCLLLLVDDFLQQLYTSNNRAEVELGYVLVLWLFSAALWLCNLRWLSATVLLLFAGMQLMQLANISFFGEPLTAIDIQSLINDQAEVRLAVFASFSQHWQSLLCVALPYTLLLALHLYMPRHITLPQSRWALLLIAVVLLAKPYRATYRNIDSFAVSPSRSALHNSLNAFSAWSVRLAFTPDIELPASPFQPYQLSSIPSNARHVWLVVADSLRSDRMGVFGYERDTTPRLDQYLDGHPSAFARPGIAAGVATDVSLPYLINPIREPGMDHLLRTGHINLFRFAKEAGFRTHWISSQESKLLANLGSRYMDISITREDHPVRFLKRQDRAVLDILDQQQWAERNFVVLNLRTAHLPYADNYRHEPNMEQWNASGPNGQSNAYDNSVRYLDSLLEEVVADFDKLEGERYLIITGDHGQRLGENGRWGHNDLVPEVSDIPFIVIGRDARASTLEALSAERWISHYEAGKWLAARLGTRIENPNLRPDEHFFHGKLLFTDNFIQRICETPVGLVHQAPQQLSILMKEADTPAC; encoded by the coding sequence ATGTTGCGCGATCTTGCATATCTCCCCGCAGAGTCGGCGTTCCGCCCCTGGCTGAACCTGTTGGTCCTGACCAGCCTCAGTTGTCTGTTGCTGCTGGTCGACGACTTTCTGCAGCAACTCTACACCTCGAACAACCGGGCCGAAGTCGAGCTGGGGTACGTCCTGGTCCTCTGGTTGTTCAGTGCAGCACTATGGCTTTGCAACCTGCGCTGGCTAAGCGCAACGGTTCTGCTCCTGTTCGCGGGCATGCAATTGATGCAACTGGCCAATATCAGCTTCTTCGGCGAGCCACTGACAGCCATCGACATCCAATCCCTGATCAACGATCAGGCCGAAGTACGCCTGGCCGTATTTGCCAGCTTTTCACAGCACTGGCAGAGCCTGCTTTGTGTCGCACTACCCTACACCCTGCTGCTGGCGTTGCACTTATATATGCCCAGGCATATCACGCTGCCGCAAAGCCGCTGGGCACTGCTGCTGATTGCCGTAGTGCTGCTCGCCAAACCCTATCGAGCGACCTATCGCAATATCGACTCATTCGCCGTCAGTCCCAGCCGAAGCGCCTTGCACAACAGCCTCAATGCTTTCTCTGCCTGGTCGGTGCGCCTCGCCTTCACGCCAGACATCGAACTGCCAGCATCGCCTTTCCAGCCTTACCAGCTCTCCAGCATTCCCAGTAATGCCAGGCATGTCTGGCTAGTGGTAGCCGATTCGCTGCGCAGCGACCGCATGGGCGTATTTGGCTACGAGCGTGATACCACACCACGTCTGGATCAGTATCTGGACGGGCACCCCAGCGCCTTCGCGCGCCCTGGAATTGCCGCTGGCGTAGCGACGGACGTCAGCCTGCCTTACCTGATCAATCCGATTCGCGAGCCCGGCATGGATCACCTATTACGGACCGGCCATATCAACCTGTTCCGCTTCGCCAAAGAAGCAGGCTTTCGCACACATTGGATTTCATCTCAGGAGTCCAAGTTGCTCGCTAACCTGGGCAGCCGCTACATGGACATATCCATTACGCGAGAAGATCATCCGGTGCGCTTTCTCAAGCGCCAGGATCGTGCAGTACTGGATATTCTCGACCAGCAACAATGGGCCGAACGCAACTTCGTAGTGCTGAATCTACGCACCGCACACCTGCCCTATGCCGACAACTACCGGCATGAGCCAAACATGGAACAATGGAATGCCAGTGGACCGAACGGCCAAAGCAACGCCTATGACAATTCAGTTCGCTACCTGGACAGTTTGCTGGAAGAGGTAGTCGCGGACTTCGATAAGCTGGAGGGTGAGCGCTACTTGATCATCACTGGCGACCACGGGCAGCGCCTTGGCGAAAATGGTCGCTGGGGGCACAACGACCTAGTGCCAGAAGTCAGTGACATTCCTTTTATCGTCATCGGCCGCGATGCCCGCGCCAGCACGCTGGAGGCCTTGTCTGCCGAACGCTGGATCAGCCATTACGAGGCTGGCAAATGGCTGGCGGCACGGCTAGGCACCCGGATCGAAAACCCCAACCTTAGACCCGACGAACACTTCTTTCACGGCAAACTACTCTTCACCGACAACTTCATCCAACGCATCTGCGAAACGCCAGTCGGGCTGGTACACCAGGCGCCACAGCAACTGAGCATATTGATGAAAGAGGCTGATACGCCTGCTTGTTGA
- a CDS encoding PA3371 family protein, whose product MSRLAMTLLILTAGFALAASFAPETSGAWKIIGQIGAGISGTGFLIALLAGRKIKFDPVLR is encoded by the coding sequence ATGTCCAGACTCGCCATGACACTCCTGATCCTGACCGCAGGTTTTGCCCTGGCGGCAAGCTTCGCACCTGAAACATCGGGAGCCTGGAAAATCATCGGACAAATTGGCGCCGGCATAAGTGGCACAGGCTTTCTCATCGCCCTGCTCGCCGGCAGAAAAATCAAGTTCGATCCAGTTTTGCGCTGA
- a CDS encoding cbb3-type cytochrome c oxidase subunit 3 translates to MPVDIWWLVAVAIFYLGVQLSLGRSSQRDLDEATMLPFADDPEVAHRVERETGRSTRGCPCPGRCNRQCPHCSDLEA, encoded by the coding sequence ATGCCAGTTGATATCTGGTGGCTGGTTGCCGTTGCGATATTCTATCTCGGCGTCCAGCTTAGCCTGGGCCGCAGCAGCCAACGCGACCTCGATGAAGCCACCATGCTGCCGTTCGCAGACGACCCCGAAGTGGCTCACCGGGTAGAGCGGGAGACCGGGCGCAGCACCCGTGGCTGCCCTTGCCCAGGTCGCTGCAATAGGCAATGCCCTCACTGCAGCGACCTGGAAGCCTAG
- a CDS encoding PepSY domain-containing protein, translated as MRRFLLLASLLTSPYALAATECTTADKSTWQDPERFQAQLKEQGYQINKFKITKGNCYEIYGFDKDKRKVEIYHDPVSGKAVKTKVQD; from the coding sequence ATGCGCCGTTTCCTGTTACTCGCCTCATTACTCACCAGCCCCTATGCGCTGGCAGCCACCGAATGCACCACCGCTGACAAATCGACCTGGCAGGACCCCGAGCGTTTCCAGGCACAACTCAAGGAGCAGGGCTACCAGATCAACAAATTCAAGATAACAAAAGGTAATTGCTACGAGATCTATGGTTTCGACAAGGACAAACGCAAGGTCGAGATTTATCACGACCCCGTCAGCGGCAAAGCGGTCAAGACCAAGGTTCAGGACTGA
- the msrB gene encoding peptide-methionine (R)-S-oxide reductase MsrB, translating into MDKLEKSLEAWRDELDEAQFQVCRLGATERAFSGRYNGCKTEGVYHCVCCGQALFSSQAKFDSGCGWPSYFQPVDESALVRKDDFSHGMFRIEIKCSGCDAHLGHVFPDGPEPTGLRYCINSVALVLEPS; encoded by the coding sequence ATGGACAAGTTAGAGAAGAGCCTCGAGGCGTGGCGTGACGAGCTTGACGAGGCACAGTTTCAGGTCTGCCGACTGGGGGCCACCGAGCGTGCCTTCAGCGGTCGCTACAATGGCTGCAAGACCGAGGGTGTCTACCATTGCGTCTGCTGTGGGCAGGCGCTGTTCTCCTCCCAGGCCAAGTTCGATTCCGGCTGTGGCTGGCCGAGTTATTTTCAGCCGGTCGACGAAAGCGCGCTGGTGCGCAAGGACGACTTCAGCCATGGCATGTTTCGCATCGAGATCAAGTGCTCGGGTTGCGATGCGCACCTCGGACATGTGTTCCCCGATGGCCCGGAGCCGACAGGGTTGCGTTATTGCATCAATTCCGTTGCGCTGGTGCTCGAACCCTCCTGA
- the ccoN gene encoding cytochrome-c oxidase, cbb3-type subunit I, whose protein sequence is MQSAAPHPAYNYKVVRQFILMTIVWGVLGMCTGVLIAAQLVWPELNFDTPWLSFGRLRPLHTSLVIFGFAGSAQFAASYYAVQRTCQARLFSDGLAAFTFWGWQATIVIMLVTLPMGLTTTKEYAEIEFTGAVWMAIVWIAYGIVFFTTVTHRQTPHIYVGNWFFGAFILVIAMLHVINHLSIPVSWFKSYSVYSGATDAMVQWWYGHNAVGFFLTTGFLGMMYYFVPKQADRPVYSYRLSIVHFWALITLYIWAGPHHLHYTALPDWAQTLGMVMSIILLAPSWGGMINGMMTLSGAWHKLRTDPILRFLVVSLAFYGMSTFEGPMMAIKTVNALSHYTDWTIGHVHAGALGWVAMITIGALYHLIPKVFAREQMHSIGLINAHFWLATIGTVLYIASMWVNGITQGLMWRAVNDDGTLTYSFVEALEASHPGLVVRLIGGLCFLAGMLLMAVNTWQTLRNRQVDQTQPSSTAHAS, encoded by the coding sequence ATGCAAAGCGCTGCTCCCCATCCAGCCTACAACTACAAGGTTGTGCGCCAGTTCATCCTGATGACGATCGTCTGGGGTGTACTGGGCATGTGTACCGGCGTTCTGATCGCCGCACAACTCGTATGGCCTGAGCTCAACTTCGATACTCCCTGGCTCAGTTTCGGTCGACTTAGACCGCTGCATACCAGCCTGGTGATATTCGGGTTTGCCGGCAGCGCCCAGTTCGCCGCCAGCTACTACGCGGTACAGCGTACCTGCCAGGCACGCCTGTTCTCTGACGGGTTGGCCGCCTTCACCTTCTGGGGCTGGCAGGCAACCATCGTGATCATGCTGGTGACCCTGCCCATGGGCCTGACCACCACCAAGGAATACGCCGAGATCGAATTCACTGGCGCCGTATGGATGGCCATCGTCTGGATAGCCTACGGTATCGTCTTCTTCACCACGGTGACACACCGGCAGACACCGCACATCTATGTCGGCAACTGGTTCTTTGGCGCCTTCATTCTGGTCATCGCCATGCTCCACGTGATCAACCACTTATCCATTCCGGTGAGCTGGTTCAAATCCTACTCGGTGTACTCCGGTGCGACCGACGCCATGGTCCAGTGGTGGTACGGCCACAATGCCGTGGGCTTCTTCCTGACCACCGGCTTCCTCGGCATGATGTATTACTTCGTGCCCAAGCAGGCTGACCGCCCGGTCTACTCCTACCGCCTCTCCATCGTGCATTTCTGGGCGCTGATCACCCTGTACATCTGGGCCGGCCCGCACCACCTGCACTACACCGCACTGCCTGACTGGGCACAGACCCTCGGCATGGTGATGTCGATCATCCTCCTGGCACCGAGCTGGGGCGGCATGATCAACGGCATGATGACCCTCTCGGGCGCCTGGCATAAGCTGCGCACCGACCCGATCCTGCGCTTCCTGGTGGTGTCCCTGGCCTTCTACGGCATGTCCACCTTCGAAGGCCCGATGATGGCGATCAAGACCGTCAACGCCCTCTCCCACTACACCGACTGGACCATCGGCCACGTGCACGCCGGCGCCCTCGGCTGGGTGGCGATGATCACCATCGGCGCCCTGTACCACCTGATTCCGAAAGTCTTCGCACGCGAGCAGATGCACAGCATCGGCCTGATCAACGCGCACTTCTGGCTGGCCACCATCGGTACCGTGCTCTACATCGCTTCGATGTGGGTCAACGGCATCACCCAGGGCCTGATGTGGCGCGCAGTCAACGACGACGGCACCCTGACCTACTCCTTTGTCGAAGCGCTGGAAGCCAGCCACCCCGGCCTGGTTGTACGCTTGATCGGAGGGCTGTGCTTTCTCGCAGGCATGCTGCTGATGGCCGTGAATACCTGGCAGACCCTGCGCAATCGCCAGGTGGATCAAACGCAACCCAGCAGCACCGCCCATGCCAGTTGA
- the ltrA gene encoding group II intron reverse transcriptase/maturase: protein MIALSQLAGPALSGVPQQWHDIDWCRVQRNVRGMQVRIAKACREGRWRRVKALQRMLTRSKSARFLAVRRVTENQGKRTAGVDRVLWDTPDAKWKAAKGLKRRRYQPRPLRRVFIPKSNGKERPLGIPTMTDRAMQALYLLALAPIAETTGDPNSYGFRIERSTADAMAQLFVCLSQRTSARWVLEADIQGCFDHINHDWLIANVPTDKVILRKWLKAGVIHKGQLQATDAGTPQGGIISPTLANMVLDGLEAQLKQYLGVTKAKKLKVNVVRYADDFVITGASPEVLENEVKPWIEQFLATRGLRLSPEKTQIVHIDKGFDFLGWNFRKYQGKLLIKPSKKNVKAFYGKVKEVIESSKTAKQEDMIRKLNPMLRGWALYHQPVVAKQAYSRMDNRVFLKLWRWAKRRHPNKSLQWVRKKYFRTLGERSWVFATTVAGESGSKREVVLYSLASTPIERHRKVSGEYNPFDPSMEEMGENLRMARMLKKLKYRTQIMSLYRSQNGLCLLCKQPITRETGWHDHHVIYRSQGGGDTLENRVLLHPGCHQQLHARGLTVNKPAPSGAL from the coding sequence ATGATAGCGCTCAGCCAACTGGCCGGGCCTGCGCTTTCCGGCGTACCGCAGCAGTGGCACGACATCGACTGGTGTCGAGTGCAGCGGAACGTCCGGGGAATGCAGGTGCGGATTGCGAAGGCTTGTCGGGAAGGCAGATGGCGCAGGGTGAAAGCTCTGCAACGGATGTTGACCCGCTCGAAGTCGGCCAGATTTCTAGCCGTACGACGAGTCACTGAAAACCAGGGTAAGCGCACGGCGGGAGTCGACCGCGTGCTCTGGGATACACCTGACGCCAAATGGAAAGCGGCAAAGGGTTTGAAGCGGCGCAGATACCAGCCACGGCCTTTACGGCGTGTGTTCATTCCGAAGTCGAATGGGAAGGAACGCCCCCTGGGTATCCCGACCATGACCGACAGGGCCATGCAGGCGCTCTACCTGCTGGCGCTGGCGCCCATCGCAGAAACCACGGGCGATCCGAACAGCTACGGCTTCAGGATCGAACGCTCGACGGCGGATGCGATGGCGCAGTTATTCGTCTGCCTGTCTCAAAGGACCTCGGCCCGATGGGTGCTGGAGGCGGATATACAAGGGTGCTTCGACCACATCAACCATGACTGGTTGATCGCCAACGTCCCGACGGACAAGGTGATCCTTCGGAAATGGCTGAAAGCCGGTGTGATCCATAAAGGTCAGCTACAGGCAACGGATGCTGGTACGCCACAAGGCGGGATTATCTCGCCAACCTTGGCAAACATGGTCCTCGATGGCCTGGAAGCGCAGCTCAAGCAGTATTTGGGCGTGACCAAGGCCAAGAAGCTGAAAGTCAATGTGGTGCGGTATGCAGATGACTTCGTAATCACGGGTGCCTCCCCGGAGGTGCTGGAGAATGAAGTCAAGCCTTGGATAGAGCAGTTCCTGGCGACACGCGGGCTGCGGTTGTCACCCGAGAAAACGCAGATCGTCCACATAGACAAAGGCTTCGACTTTCTGGGATGGAACTTCCGCAAGTACCAAGGGAAGCTCCTGATCAAGCCGAGCAAGAAGAACGTCAAGGCGTTCTATGGCAAGGTCAAGGAAGTCATCGAGAGCAGCAAGACGGCCAAGCAAGAGGACATGATCCGAAAGCTGAACCCGATGCTGCGGGGCTGGGCGCTGTATCACCAGCCAGTGGTGGCCAAGCAGGCGTACAGCCGTATGGACAACAGAGTGTTTCTAAAACTCTGGCGTTGGGCAAAACGGCGGCACCCGAACAAATCGCTGCAATGGGTCCGGAAGAAGTATTTCCGGACCCTTGGCGAAAGAAGTTGGGTGTTTGCCACCACGGTAGCAGGGGAAAGCGGGAGCAAACGGGAGGTCGTGTTGTACTCGCTGGCGAGTACGCCGATCGAGCGGCACAGAAAGGTGAGCGGGGAATACAATCCCTTCGATCCCTCCATGGAGGAAATGGGCGAAAACCTGCGAATGGCGCGGATGCTGAAAAAGCTGAAGTACCGGACGCAGATCATGAGCCTGTACCGTAGTCAAAATGGGCTGTGTCTGCTTTGCAAGCAACCGATCACCAGGGAAACGGGATGGCACGACCATCACGTCATCTATCGCTCACAAGGCGGTGGAGACACCTTGGAGAACCGGGTATTATTGCACCCTGGTTGTCACCAGCAGCTTCATGCTCGTGGGTTGACAGTGAACAAGCCGGCCCCTTCGGGGGCTTTGTAG
- a CDS encoding ATP-binding protein → MNSIRARILAPTIALVLFGSLALVLLAMRDSYRQTEAVYDAQLVQAARLIQGLLQQQPLEQIDWRFIRTAVDGAMDRSAEGIFSHPYEINLAFQVWSRDGDLLMRSEQAPALDSPPSPGIHEFFLDGQEWCGVLLEDGRQGLRIWVGEREDLRQDLIQQILQHTLLPTLVCLPLLAVFIWLLLGWGLRPLQRMAQQLRNRPAHALEPLAPGPLPAELQPMRDALNDVLSQLSALLERERRFIADAAHELRTPLAILDIHVRNMQQAKNPEEREEALGFLHQGVVRATRISSQLLTMARLEARFGNLHCLDLTVSVREELADLAPLALDQQIELVLDADESVMVDGEPGLITILMQNLISNALRFSRSGDEVSVRIRQSGDQVHLQVLDQGAGVDAARLHRLGARFHSEGNPQGAGLGLAIVGMIVQQLGGLMRFRNRESGGFCVELSLPASASS, encoded by the coding sequence TTGAACTCGATCAGGGCACGCATTCTTGCACCAACCATCGCGCTGGTACTGTTTGGCAGCTTGGCTCTGGTTCTGCTTGCCATGCGCGACAGTTACCGACAGACCGAGGCTGTCTACGACGCTCAACTGGTACAGGCCGCGCGGCTTATACAGGGACTGCTGCAGCAGCAGCCGCTGGAGCAGATCGACTGGCGCTTTATTCGCACTGCGGTAGACGGCGCCATGGATCGCTCCGCAGAAGGGATTTTCTCTCATCCCTACGAGATCAACCTGGCGTTTCAGGTCTGGTCCCGGGACGGTGACTTACTGATGCGTTCCGAGCAGGCGCCTGCCTTGGATAGCCCGCCGTCGCCTGGTATCCACGAATTTTTCCTCGATGGCCAGGAGTGGTGTGGTGTGCTGCTCGAGGACGGCAGGCAAGGCTTGCGTATCTGGGTCGGCGAACGTGAGGATTTGCGCCAGGATTTGATTCAACAGATTCTCCAGCACACCTTGCTGCCCACATTGGTCTGCTTGCCGTTGCTCGCCGTGTTCATTTGGTTACTGCTGGGCTGGGGGCTGCGACCGCTCCAGCGCATGGCGCAGCAGCTGCGCAATCGACCCGCACACGCTTTGGAACCCTTGGCGCCTGGGCCGCTGCCGGCTGAGCTGCAGCCCATGCGGGATGCTCTCAATGATGTGCTCAGCCAGTTGAGTGCGCTGCTTGAGCGCGAGCGCCGATTTATCGCTGATGCCGCTCATGAGCTGCGCACTCCGCTGGCGATTCTCGACATTCATGTGCGTAACATGCAGCAGGCGAAGAACCCCGAAGAGCGTGAAGAGGCGTTGGGGTTTCTGCATCAGGGTGTTGTGCGTGCCACCCGTATTTCCAGCCAGTTGCTGACAATGGCACGGCTGGAGGCGCGCTTTGGCAATTTGCACTGCCTCGATCTGACGGTGTCGGTGCGCGAGGAACTGGCGGATCTTGCACCACTGGCTCTGGACCAGCAGATCGAGCTGGTGCTCGATGCCGATGAGTCGGTCATGGTGGATGGCGAGCCTGGCTTGATCACTATCCTGATGCAAAACCTGATCAGTAACGCCTTGAGGTTTTCGCGCTCAGGCGATGAGGTGAGCGTGCGCATCCGCCAATCAGGCGATCAGGTGCACTTGCAAGTATTGGATCAGGGGGCAGGTGTCGATGCGGCACGGCTGCACCGGCTGGGTGCGCGCTTCCATAGTGAAGGCAACCCGCAAGGTGCCGGTTTGGGGTTGGCGATAGTGGGCATGATTGTTCAGCAGTTAGGTGGCCTGATGCGTTTTCGCAACCGAGAGTCGGGAGGCTTCTGTGTCGAGCTCAGCCTGCCTGCAAGCGCGTCGAGTTGA
- a CDS encoding pyridoxal phosphate-dependent aminotransferase, which translates to MQVTKSNKLANVCYDIRGPVLKHAKRLEEEGHRILKLNIGNPAPFGFEAPEEILQDVIRNLPTAQGYSDSKGLFSARKAIMQYCQQKQIEGVGIEDIYLGNGVSELIVMSMQALLNNGDEVLIPAPDYPLWTAAVSLSGGKPVHYLCDEQANWWPDLQDIKSKITPNTKALVLINPNNPTGAVYPKEVLEGIVELARQHNLVLFSDEIYDKILYDGATHISTASLAPDVLCLTFNGLSKSYRVAGFRSGWLIISGPKHKARSYIEGLDILSNMRLCANVPAQHAIQTALGGYQSINDLVLPPGRLLEQRNRTWELLNDIPGVSCVKPMGALYAFPRIDPKICPIHNDEKFVLDLLLSEKLLIVQGTAFNWPWPDHFRVVTLPRVDDLEQAIKRIGSFLKGYRQ; encoded by the coding sequence ATGCAGGTCACCAAATCTAACAAACTCGCCAACGTCTGCTACGACATCCGCGGGCCAGTCCTCAAACATGCCAAGCGCCTGGAAGAGGAAGGACATCGCATCCTCAAGCTGAATATCGGCAACCCGGCGCCGTTCGGCTTCGAGGCACCCGAGGAAATCCTGCAGGACGTGATCCGCAACCTGCCGACGGCGCAAGGCTACAGCGACTCGAAAGGCCTGTTCAGCGCCCGCAAGGCGATCATGCAGTATTGCCAGCAGAAGCAGATCGAAGGCGTCGGCATCGAGGACATCTACCTCGGCAACGGCGTATCCGAGCTGATCGTCATGTCCATGCAGGCCCTGCTCAACAATGGCGATGAAGTACTGATCCCGGCGCCGGATTACCCCCTATGGACGGCCGCCGTCAGCCTTTCCGGTGGCAAGCCGGTGCATTACCTGTGCGACGAACAAGCCAACTGGTGGCCTGACCTGCAGGACATCAAGTCCAAGATCACGCCCAACACCAAGGCGCTGGTGCTGATCAACCCGAACAACCCCACCGGTGCGGTCTACCCGAAAGAAGTGCTGGAAGGCATCGTCGAACTGGCCCGCCAGCACAATCTGGTGCTGTTCTCCGACGAGATCTACGACAAGATCCTCTATGACGGCGCCACCCACATTTCCACCGCGTCGCTGGCGCCGGACGTGCTCTGCCTGACCTTCAACGGCCTGTCGAAGTCCTACCGGGTGGCCGGATTCCGCTCGGGCTGGTTGATCATCTCCGGTCCAAAACACAAGGCCCGCAGCTATATCGAAGGGCTGGATATCCTTTCCAACATGCGCCTGTGCGCCAACGTGCCGGCCCAGCATGCCATCCAGACCGCCCTCGGCGGCTACCAGAGCATCAACGACCTGGTACTGCCACCGGGCCGCCTGCTGGAGCAGCGCAACCGCACCTGGGAACTGCTGAACGACATCCCCGGTGTCAGTTGCGTCAAGCCAATGGGCGCGCTCTATGCGTTCCCACGGATCGACCCGAAAATCTGTCCGATCCACAACGACGAGAAATTCGTGCTCGACCTGCTGCTGTCGGAAAAACTGCTAATCGTCCAGGGCACCGCCTTCAACTGGCCGTGGCCGGATCACTTCCGCGTCGTCACCCTGCCCCGCGTGGATGATCTTGAACAGGCCATCAAGCGCATCGGCAGCTTCCTGAAAGGCTACCGCCAGTAA
- a CDS encoding ATP-binding protein, with protein sequence MDAELKAFIKRVDVLLERLEPLLPVRREPVDWERSMAARWLRDSSGGYLLGLDVQLDLKLDDLLGIDRQRLLLGHNTRQFVDGLPANHALLWGARGTGKSSLIRALLGEYAPRGLRLIEIERDHLADLPRMVEHLVTLPYRFVVFCDDLSFEAGEGDYRVLKSVLDGSLERAPDNVLLYATSNRRHLVPEKQSDNDNWQMVDGELHPNEAVEDKIALSDRFGLWLSFYPFSQEHYLDVVRHWVGILARQSALDWDWNEELEKDAIRWATARGNRNGRCAYQYARQWVGQRLLPQ encoded by the coding sequence ATGGATGCCGAGCTGAAAGCTTTCATTAAACGCGTGGATGTCCTGCTGGAGCGTCTGGAGCCGTTGCTGCCGGTCCGGCGTGAGCCGGTGGATTGGGAGCGCAGCATGGCCGCGCGCTGGCTGCGGGATTCCTCGGGTGGCTATCTGCTCGGACTGGATGTCCAGTTGGACCTGAAACTGGATGATCTGCTGGGTATCGATCGGCAGCGCCTGCTGCTGGGGCACAACACGCGGCAATTCGTCGATGGATTGCCGGCGAACCACGCCTTGCTGTGGGGCGCACGGGGAACGGGCAAGTCGTCGCTGATTCGTGCGTTGCTCGGTGAATATGCGCCCCGCGGGCTGCGCCTGATCGAGATCGAAAGGGATCACCTGGCCGACCTGCCGCGCATGGTCGAGCACCTGGTCACGTTGCCGTACCGTTTCGTCGTGTTTTGTGACGATCTCTCCTTCGAAGCGGGAGAGGGCGACTACCGGGTGTTGAAAAGCGTTCTGGATGGCTCACTGGAGCGAGCGCCGGACAATGTGCTGCTGTATGCCACCTCCAACCGTCGACACCTCGTGCCGGAAAAGCAGAGCGACAACGACAACTGGCAGATGGTGGATGGCGAGTTGCACCCGAACGAGGCAGTGGAGGACAAGATCGCGTTGTCGGATCGCTTTGGTCTCTGGCTTTCCTTCTACCCGTTCAGCCAGGAGCATTACCTGGATGTCGTGCGGCATTGGGTCGGCATACTCGCCCGGCAATCAGCGCTCGACTGGGATTGGAACGAAGAGCTGGAAAAGGATGCGATCCGCTGGGCAACCGCGCGCGGCAATCGCAACGGGCGTTGCGCTTACCAGTACGCCCGGCAATGGGTTGGGCAGCGGTTGTTGCCTCAGTAG
- a CDS encoding cytochrome b/b6 domain-containing protein, whose protein sequence is MATIKLWDPLIRLFHLSVAGVFVANYFFTEAGEDWHTWLGYYAAAWLSVRLIWGFIGPRSARWSDFWPTPARLRTHASALLHKRPFHRPGHSPLGALVMTLMMVCMAILALSGFLMQEVDALWGADWPLWIHTWTSEGLMVLVAIHVSAALLESWRLSENLPLSMITGKRRQHPEQH, encoded by the coding sequence ATGGCGACGATAAAACTCTGGGACCCGTTGATCCGCCTGTTCCACCTCTCGGTTGCCGGGGTTTTCGTCGCCAACTATTTCTTTACCGAAGCGGGTGAAGACTGGCACACCTGGCTGGGCTACTACGCGGCAGCCTGGCTGAGCGTACGGCTGATATGGGGCTTTATCGGCCCACGCAGTGCGCGTTGGAGCGATTTCTGGCCAACACCAGCACGCCTACGTACGCACGCGTCCGCTCTATTGCACAAGCGCCCTTTTCACCGACCGGGTCACTCGCCACTGGGGGCTCTGGTGATGACACTGATGATGGTCTGCATGGCGATCCTTGCCCTGAGCGGTTTCCTGATGCAGGAAGTGGACGCGCTGTGGGGGGCGGACTGGCCGCTCTGGATTCATACGTGGACGTCTGAAGGCCTCATGGTCCTGGTGGCGATCCACGTCAGTGCAGCACTGCTCGAAAGCTGGCGCTTGAGTGAGAACCTGCCGCTATCGATGATCACTGGCAAACGCCGACAACACCCCGAACAACACTGA